In a genomic window of Flavobacterium lipolyticum:
- a CDS encoding AtpZ/AtpI family protein, translating to MEKEPNKNKRNKWLPLINIPVQMGIIIFLFSYFGTWLDENHPSPKLDYNTIFVMIGVGLALYNVIRQVNEINKTK from the coding sequence ATGGAAAAGGAACCGAACAAAAACAAAAGGAACAAGTGGCTTCCGCTCATTAATATTCCCGTTCAAATGGGGATTATTATTTTTTTATTTTCCTATTTTGGTACCTGGCTGGATGAAAATCATCCCAGTCCAAAATTAGATTACAACACCATTTTTGTCATGATTGGAGTTGGATTGGCTTTGTACAATGTAATTCGTCAAGTTAACGAAATCAATAAAACAAAGTAA
- the atpE gene encoding ATP synthase F0 subunit C encodes MGTIPTLVGAGLVVIGAGLGLGKIGGSAMDAIARQPEAAGKIQTAMIIIAALLEGLAFAALILGK; translated from the coding sequence ATGGGAACAATTCCAACTTTAGTAGGTGCAGGTTTAGTAGTAATCGGTGCTGGTTTAGGTCTAGGTAAAATCGGTGGATCTGCTATGGACGCTATTGCTCGTCAGCCAGAAGCTGCTGGTAAAATTCAAACTGCGATGATTATTATCGCGGCTTTATTAGAAGGTTTAGCATTTGCTGCTTTGATCTTAGGAAAATAA
- the atpA gene encoding F0F1 ATP synthase subunit alpha: MAEIKPAEISAILRKQVEGFESGATLEEVGTVLQVGDGIARIYGLSNVQYGELVEFDNGLEAIVLNLEEDNVGVVLLGPSTGIKEGSTAKRTQRIASLKVGEQMVGRVVNTLGFPIDGKGPIGGDLYEMPLERKAPGVIFRQPVTEPLQTGVKAVDAMIPVGRGQRELVIGDRQTGKSTVCIDTILNQKEFYDAGKPVFCIYVAIGQKASTVAGIAKMLEEKGAMAYTVIVAANASDPAPMQVYAPFAGAAIGEYFRDSGRPALIVYDDLSKQAVAYREVSLLLRRPPGREAYPGDVFYLHSRLLERACKVIADDGIAKNMNDLPDSIKSIVKGGGSLTALPIIETQAGDVSAYIPTNVISITDGQIFLDGDLFNSGVRPAINVGISVSRVGGNAQIKSMKKVSGTLKLDQAQFRELEAFAKFGSDLDSVTLNVIEKGKRNVEILKQGLNDPYPVENQVAIIYAGSKNLLRNVPVNKVKEFEADFLAYLNSKHKDTLNALKAGKLDDNITDVIEKAAKEISAKYN, encoded by the coding sequence ATGGCGGAAATCAAACCTGCTGAAATTTCAGCAATATTAAGAAAGCAAGTAGAAGGTTTTGAATCTGGTGCTACGCTAGAGGAAGTAGGAACAGTACTTCAAGTTGGAGACGGTATTGCTCGTATTTACGGGCTATCGAATGTACAATATGGTGAGTTAGTTGAATTTGACAACGGACTTGAAGCTATTGTATTGAACCTTGAAGAAGACAACGTTGGTGTGGTACTTTTAGGACCATCAACTGGAATCAAAGAAGGATCAACAGCAAAAAGAACGCAACGTATTGCTTCTCTTAAAGTAGGTGAGCAAATGGTAGGACGTGTAGTAAACACTCTTGGTTTTCCAATTGATGGAAAAGGACCAATTGGTGGAGACTTATACGAAATGCCTTTAGAAAGAAAAGCACCTGGTGTTATCTTCCGTCAGCCGGTAACGGAGCCATTACAAACAGGAGTAAAAGCAGTTGATGCTATGATCCCGGTTGGTCGTGGACAACGTGAGCTTGTAATTGGTGACCGTCAAACAGGTAAATCAACTGTTTGTATCGATACAATCTTAAATCAAAAAGAATTTTATGATGCAGGAAAACCTGTATTCTGTATATATGTTGCAATTGGGCAAAAAGCTTCAACTGTAGCAGGAATTGCTAAAATGTTAGAAGAAAAAGGTGCAATGGCTTATACAGTTATTGTTGCAGCTAATGCTTCTGATCCAGCTCCAATGCAAGTTTATGCTCCTTTCGCAGGTGCTGCAATTGGAGAGTATTTTAGAGATTCAGGTCGTCCGGCTTTAATTGTTTATGACGATTTATCTAAACAAGCTGTTGCTTACCGTGAGGTTTCTCTTTTATTAAGAAGACCACCGGGACGTGAGGCTTACCCTGGAGACGTTTTTTACTTACACTCTCGTTTATTAGAGCGTGCTTGTAAAGTAATTGCTGATGATGGAATTGCTAAAAACATGAACGATTTACCAGATTCTATCAAGTCTATCGTAAAAGGTGGTGGTTCGTTAACGGCATTACCAATTATCGAAACTCAGGCTGGTGACGTTTCTGCATATATCCCAACAAACGTAATTTCGATTACAGATGGTCAGATTTTCCTTGATGGAGATTTGTTCAACTCTGGAGTTCGTCCTGCGATCAACGTAGGTATCTCTGTATCTCGTGTTGGAGGTAATGCTCAGATTAAATCAATGAAAAAAGTTTCAGGAACTTTAAAATTAGATCAAGCTCAATTCCGTGAATTAGAAGCTTTCGCTAAATTTGGTTCTGACTTAGATTCAGTTACTTTAAACGTAATTGAAAAAGGAAAAAGAAACGTTGAAATCTTAAAACAAGGTTTAAATGATCCTTATCCTGTTGAAAATCAAGTAGCTATTATTTATGCAGGTTCTAAAAACTTATTAAGAAACGTACCTGTAAATAAAGTAAAAGAATTTGAAGCTGATTTCTTAGCTTACTTAAACAGCAAACATAAAGATACGCTTAACGCGTTAAAAGCTGGTAAGTTAGATGACAACATTACTGATGTTATCGAAAAAGCAGCAAAAGAAATTTCAGCAAAATATAACTAA
- a CDS encoding GNAT family N-acetyltransferase has product MKLQIKELTTIKEMVDQIDTMRFLYPNLSVEKYTAYLSEMVPHNYIQIGVFEEGVCLGITGCWSATKLWTGKYLEIDNFVVNPDVRSKGIGKLLTDYIEQKAIDLDCSSIVLDAFTGNFAAHRFYYNQGYGPRGFHFVKILDEKKLTH; this is encoded by the coding sequence ATGAAACTACAAATAAAAGAACTCACGACAATCAAAGAAATGGTGGATCAGATTGATACCATGCGATTTCTTTATCCAAATCTTTCAGTTGAAAAGTACACGGCCTATCTTTCAGAAATGGTTCCTCATAATTATATCCAGATCGGTGTTTTTGAAGAGGGTGTTTGTTTAGGGATTACCGGTTGCTGGTCGGCTACAAAACTATGGACAGGGAAATATCTTGAGATAGACAATTTTGTCGTAAATCCGGACGTTAGATCAAAAGGAATTGGAAAATTGCTAACGGATTATATCGAACAAAAAGCAATTGATTTAGATTGCAGCAGTATCGTTCTGGATGCATTTACCGGAAATTTTGCTGCGCACCGTTTCTATTACAATCAGGGGTACGGACCAAGAGGTTTTCATTTTGTTAAAATTTTAGACGAAAAAAAATTAACTCACTAA
- a CDS encoding tetratricopeptide repeat protein: MIQKGVIAILFFVLLGNPISVMAQTEPEDIAVATDEYQDAFYESLKQKGIENYDKAVISLQKCIKLKPNDAVAYFELGKNYLSLKDYRSAQDSFEKATQLDPKNKWYWLGIYDVSFETKNYPLAIETIQKIMVFDEEYKDDLISLYMITNQFDKALVAINEMNDKYGKSEDRDRYRLQILSQGKYQNAEIDNLIEQIKQHPKEESNYVNLIFLYSKSEESDKALNVAKQLAKEIPTSEWAQVSLFKGYLDSNQADKAIKAMNVILGSSKIDSKIKHRTLNEFLIYTNKNPQYASDLEKAISYFDNDPNVDVAKEIGKFYHSKGQFENAIKYYEKDLKANSETDRETNLLLLEAYAQMKQFEPMTKRAMSMIEVYPSQPQFYYYAGLGNNQLKQFKNAKTVLEIGLDYVVEDKTLEANFNIQLGEAYNGLGDAKKKEEYFLRANELLKKKK, from the coding sequence ATGATACAAAAAGGAGTTATCGCGATTTTATTTTTCGTTTTGCTTGGCAATCCCATTTCGGTTATGGCTCAAACAGAGCCGGAAGATATTGCTGTGGCAACCGATGAGTATCAGGATGCTTTTTATGAATCGTTGAAACAAAAAGGAATTGAAAATTATGATAAGGCCGTCATTTCATTACAAAAGTGTATCAAACTAAAACCTAATGATGCGGTGGCTTATTTTGAACTCGGGAAAAATTATCTGTCCTTAAAAGATTATCGAAGCGCGCAGGATTCGTTTGAAAAAGCGACTCAGCTTGATCCTAAAAACAAATGGTATTGGCTGGGAATTTATGATGTAAGTTTTGAAACCAAAAATTATCCTTTGGCGATTGAAACCATTCAGAAAATAATGGTTTTTGATGAAGAGTACAAAGATGATTTGATTTCGCTGTATATGATCACCAATCAGTTTGATAAAGCGTTGGTGGCGATCAATGAAATGAATGATAAGTATGGGAAATCAGAAGATCGTGATCGCTATAGATTGCAAATCTTATCTCAGGGGAAATATCAAAATGCAGAAATTGATAACTTGATTGAGCAGATAAAGCAGCATCCAAAAGAAGAATCAAATTATGTAAATCTGATTTTTTTATATTCAAAATCAGAAGAATCAGATAAGGCGCTAAATGTTGCAAAACAGCTGGCAAAGGAAATTCCAACTTCAGAATGGGCGCAGGTAAGTTTGTTTAAAGGGTATCTGGATTCCAATCAGGCTGATAAAGCGATTAAGGCAATGAATGTAATTTTGGGAAGTTCAAAAATTGATTCCAAAATAAAACATCGTACCTTAAATGAGTTTTTGATCTATACGAACAAAAATCCACAGTATGCGTCAGATTTAGAGAAAGCCATTTCCTATTTCGATAATGATCCGAATGTGGATGTGGCCAAAGAAATTGGAAAATTCTATCACAGTAAAGGTCAGTTTGAAAATGCGATTAAATATTATGAAAAAGATTTAAAAGCCAATTCAGAGACAGACCGTGAAACTAATTTGCTTTTGCTTGAAGCGTATGCTCAGATGAAACAGTTTGAGCCAATGACAAAAAGAGCAATGAGCATGATTGAGGTTTATCCAAGTCAGCCGCAGTTTTATTACTATGCCGGTTTAGGAAATAATCAGTTAAAGCAATTTAAAAATGCAAAAACCGTTTTAGAAATAGGACTCGATTATGTGGTAGAGGACAAAACACTGGAGGCAAATTTTAATATTCAGTTGGGAGAGGCTTACAATGGATTGGGAGATGCAAAGAAAAAAGAGGAATACTTTTTGAGGGCAAATGAATTATTGAAAAAGAAAAAATAG
- the atpG gene encoding ATP synthase F1 subunit gamma — MANLKEIRNRITSVSSTMQITSAMKMVSAAKLKKAQDAITAMRPYAEKLTELLQNLSATLDGEVGGDYTTQREVKKVLLVAITSNRGLCGAFNSNVIKEVKNRTEFYAGKQVDVFAIGKKGNDVLSKTHKVHGHHNAIFDHLTFENVAGIADSLTEKFLTGEYDRIELIYNQFKNAATQIVQTEQFLPLAPIKSDAAVSTGDYIFEPSKEEIVLTLIPKSLKTQLYKGIRDSFASEHGARMTAMHKATDNATELRNQLKLTYNKARQAAITNEILEIVGGAEALNG; from the coding sequence ATGGCAAATTTAAAGGAAATCCGTAATAGAATTACTTCCGTTTCATCGACGATGCAGATTACATCGGCTATGAAAATGGTTTCTGCTGCAAAGCTTAAGAAAGCACAAGATGCAATCACTGCGATGCGCCCTTATGCCGAGAAATTAACGGAGTTGTTGCAAAATCTTTCCGCTACACTTGATGGTGAAGTTGGAGGTGATTACACTACTCAACGTGAAGTAAAAAAAGTATTGCTTGTAGCCATAACTTCAAACAGAGGTTTATGTGGTGCATTCAATTCTAACGTAATTAAAGAGGTTAAGAATCGTACCGAATTTTACGCAGGAAAACAAGTTGACGTTTTTGCTATTGGTAAAAAAGGAAATGATGTTTTAAGCAAAACGCATAAAGTACACGGTCATCATAATGCAATTTTTGATCATTTAACTTTTGAAAATGTTGCCGGAATTGCTGATAGTTTAACAGAGAAATTCCTTACTGGAGAGTACGACAGAATCGAATTGATCTACAATCAGTTTAAAAATGCTGCGACTCAAATTGTTCAGACAGAACAGTTTTTACCGTTAGCGCCAATTAAATCTGATGCTGCAGTTTCTACAGGAGATTACATTTTTGAACCTTCAAAAGAAGAAATCGTGTTGACTTTGATTCCGAAATCATTGAAAACACAATTATATAAAGGAATCCGCGATTCATTTGCTTCAGAACACGGAGCACGTATGACAGCAATGCACAAAGCAACTGACAACGCAACTGAATTAAGAAACCAATTGAAATTAACTTACAATAAAGCACGTCAGGCTGCTATTACTAACGAGATCTTAGAAATCGTTGGTGGAGCGGAAGCTTTGAACGGATAG
- a CDS encoding bactofilin family protein → MFDKVKKNGTELLGKTNRIVEGTSIVGDIVAKDDFRLDGELIGNFTSQGKLVIGASGIVKGEIVCNNADIEGVFQGKIKVLEVLNIKASAQIHGEVAIGKLSIEPGANFTATCTMLAHTKDVTLKDGKGTEQKQKEQVASAH, encoded by the coding sequence ATGTTTGATAAAGTAAAAAAAAACGGAACAGAACTTTTAGGAAAAACGAATCGAATAGTTGAAGGAACCTCTATTGTAGGAGACATTGTTGCTAAAGACGATTTTAGACTGGACGGAGAATTGATAGGAAATTTTACTTCGCAGGGCAAACTGGTTATAGGAGCCTCCGGCATTGTAAAAGGCGAAATTGTTTGTAATAATGCTGATATTGAAGGCGTATTTCAGGGAAAAATTAAAGTTTTAGAAGTCCTTAATATAAAAGCATCGGCACAGATTCATGGAGAAGTTGCCATAGGAAAACTGTCTATTGAACCAGGCGCAAATTTTACCGCTACCTGTACCATGTTAGCTCATACTAAAGATGTAACCCTAAAAGATGGAAAAGGAACCGAACAAAAACAAAAGGAACAAGTGGCTTCCGCTCATTAA
- a CDS encoding F0F1 ATP synthase subunit B, translated as MDKLINDFSFGLFFWQALILLVLILLLVKFAWKPIMESITAREEGIKDALLSAENAKREMENLQADNQRILNEARAERDAMLKEAREMKEKMIADSKNEAQEAGQKMIEQAKAAIESEKNAAMAELKSQVSTLSLSIAEKLLKEELSNKESQTKLVEKMLGDVKLN; from the coding sequence ATGGATAAGTTAATTAACGATTTTTCATTCGGTTTATTCTTTTGGCAAGCACTAATCTTGTTGGTTTTGATTTTACTTTTAGTAAAGTTTGCCTGGAAACCAATTATGGAATCTATTACAGCAAGAGAAGAAGGTATTAAAGATGCATTACTTTCTGCAGAAAATGCAAAGAGAGAAATGGAAAACTTACAAGCTGACAATCAAAGAATTTTGAATGAAGCTCGTGCAGAGCGTGACGCGATGCTAAAAGAAGCTCGTGAAATGAAAGAGAAAATGATTGCTGATTCTAAAAACGAAGCACAAGAAGCGGGTCAAAAAATGATCGAGCAAGCTAAAGCTGCTATCGAAAGTGAAAAGAATGCTGCTATGGCTGAATTGAAATCACAAGTTTCAACTTTATCATTAAGCATCGCTGAAAAATTATTGAAAGAAGAATTATCTAACAAAGAATCTCAAACTAAATTAGTAGAGAAAATGTTAGGTGACGTAAAGCTAAACTAA
- the dut gene encoding dUTP diphosphatase has protein sequence MKIQIINKSQHALPNYETIASAGMDLRANLTEAITLKPLERTIVKTGLFIELPIGYEAQVRPRSGLAAKKGVTVLNSPGTVDADYRGEIGVILVNLSNEEFVIENGERIAQLIIAKHERAEWIEVNELSETSRGEGGFGSTGVK, from the coding sequence ATGAAAATACAAATTATCAATAAATCACAGCACGCTTTACCGAACTATGAAACGATCGCTTCGGCAGGAATGGATTTACGTGCCAATTTAACAGAAGCTATTACGTTAAAACCCTTAGAAAGAACCATTGTAAAAACCGGACTTTTTATAGAGTTGCCTATTGGTTATGAGGCACAAGTACGACCAAGAAGCGGACTGGCGGCGAAAAAAGGAGTAACCGTTTTAAACTCTCCCGGAACTGTCGATGCAGATTATAGAGGCGAAATAGGCGTAATTTTAGTAAATTTATCCAACGAAGAATTTGTAATTGAAAATGGAGAGCGAATCGCACAACTTATCATTGCAAAACACGAAAGAGCAGAATGGATAGAAGTGAACGAGCTTTCTGAAACGTCAAGAGGAGAAGGCGGATTTGGAAGTACAGGAGTAAAATAG
- the atpB gene encoding F0F1 ATP synthase subunit A, translated as MVISNKPLKFILAALVACSPVMSFANSENDSTHVHAEAAHEEKVISHNAPSEEEHAALDPKAKVDAFIDHHLQDSHDFVFFSDEKENKHYGFPLPVILIDGGLKIFSSSKLHHGEAVAEVDGNFYKLVHGKIYKTDAAGTITFNDHGHPENEKPLDFSITKNVVSMLFVSVLLFLMFTGLAKSYKKGPIPTGFGRVLEPLIIFIRDEIAVPNIGEKKYRKFMGYLLTVFFFVWLLNLLGMTPLGINVTGNIAITVCLAAFTFIITQFSANKDYWGHIFWMPGVPVPMKIILAPIEVLGTLTKPFALLIRLYANITAGHVVIMSLIAMIFVGKNLAADLPISLGLTLFISVIEVLVAFLQAFIFTMLSSLFIGMAVADHDHDHGHGHDDNVII; from the coding sequence ATGGTGATTTCAAACAAACCGCTCAAATTTATTCTTGCAGCTTTAGTAGCTTGTTCTCCAGTAATGAGTTTTGCAAATTCAGAGAATGACTCAACGCATGTACATGCTGAAGCCGCTCATGAAGAAAAAGTAATTTCACATAACGCGCCGTCGGAAGAGGAGCATGCAGCTCTTGACCCAAAAGCAAAAGTGGACGCTTTTATTGATCATCACTTACAAGATTCTCATGATTTTGTTTTCTTCTCAGATGAAAAAGAAAATAAACATTACGGTTTTCCATTACCTGTAATTCTTATTGACGGAGGTTTGAAAATTTTCTCTTCTTCAAAATTACACCACGGTGAAGCAGTTGCTGAAGTTGACGGAAACTTCTACAAATTAGTTCACGGTAAAATTTACAAAACAGATGCTGCGGGAACTATTACTTTTAATGACCACGGACATCCTGAAAACGAAAAACCATTAGATTTTTCGATTACAAAAAATGTAGTGTCAATGCTTTTTGTTTCGGTATTATTATTTTTAATGTTTACCGGATTAGCGAAGTCTTATAAAAAAGGACCAATCCCAACTGGTTTCGGAAGAGTATTAGAACCGCTTATTATTTTCATCAGAGATGAGATCGCTGTTCCAAATATTGGAGAGAAAAAATACAGAAAATTTATGGGTTACCTTTTAACGGTGTTTTTCTTTGTATGGTTGTTAAACTTATTAGGTATGACTCCACTTGGAATTAACGTTACAGGAAATATTGCAATCACAGTTTGTTTAGCTGCGTTTACTTTTATCATTACTCAGTTTAGTGCTAACAAAGATTATTGGGGACACATTTTCTGGATGCCAGGAGTACCAGTTCCGATGAAAATTATTTTAGCTCCGATCGAAGTTTTAGGTACATTAACAAAACCATTTGCATTATTAATTCGTTTGTATGCAAATATTACTGCAGGTCACGTAGTAATTATGAGTTTGATCGCGATGATTTTCGTAGGTAAAAATTTAGCAGCAGATTTGCCAATCTCTTTAGGACTAACATTATTTATTTCGGTAATTGAAGTTTTAGTTGCATTTTTGCAAGCGTTTATTTTCACAATGTTATCGTCATTATTTATAGGTATGGCTGTTGCAGATCACGACCATGATCATGGACACGGACACGATGATAATGTTATTATTTAA
- the atpH gene encoding ATP synthase F1 subunit delta, which translates to MASTRAAIRYAKAILDLANSKGVAEAVNNDMKSIATAIESNEELSAFIQNPTTKVEVKESALLEVFADVNGVTKGLFHLLFENKRFEILEAIALEYKKIFDEGNGVEVAKVTTAIPMDAALEAKVLAKVATLSDKKITIENTVDPSIIGGFILRIGDQQYNASVANRLQVLKRELSN; encoded by the coding sequence ATGGCAAGTACAAGAGCAGCAATTCGTTATGCAAAAGCAATTCTGGACTTAGCAAACTCTAAAGGTGTTGCCGAAGCTGTCAATAACGATATGAAGTCAATTGCAACGGCAATTGAGAGTAATGAAGAATTAAGTGCCTTTATTCAAAACCCAACTACAAAAGTTGAAGTTAAAGAAAGTGCTCTTTTAGAAGTTTTTGCAGATGTAAATGGTGTAACTAAAGGGTTATTTCATTTATTATTTGAAAACAAAAGATTTGAAATTCTGGAAGCTATCGCTTTAGAATACAAAAAAATATTTGACGAAGGTAATGGTGTTGAAGTAGCAAAAGTTACAACAGCAATCCCAATGGATGCCGCTTTAGAAGCTAAAGTTTTGGCAAAAGTGGCAACTTTATCAGATAAAAAAATAACAATTGAAAATACAGTAGACCCATCTATCATTGGAGGGTTTATTTTAAGAATAGGGGATCAACAATACAATGCTTCTGTTGCAAACAGATTGCAGGTATTAAAAAGAGAGTTAAGTAATTAG
- a CDS encoding lipopolysaccharide biosynthesis protein encodes MGLYKNLFKQTAIYGLATVLPRMLSFLLVRLYTGILPTAEYGEVSIVLSWMVFFNVVLSYGMETAFFRFYSAEDDKKNVIATSTISIFWSSIIFLFAALIFRNTLATLAEVDVQYITYTVWILVLDALVLIPFSKLRANQRPMVYAAIKIGNVVINLLLNIFFLMYLPKLAASNPNSVWDNLYVENFQIAYIFIANLLASLATFIVLSPNYLSLGRKFDPVLWKKMMRYGLPILVAGLAFAVNEHFDKILLGYLLPENLAKSEVGAYSACYKLGLFMVLFATAFRLGIEPFFFSHAKNENAPQTYAVITKYFVILGSLILLGVIVFADVLKYLLLDNKSYWEAMKVVPLIILANFFLGIYNNLSVWYKLTDKTQIGAYISIVGAIVTLILNYVLIPKYSYYGSAIATISAYGSMMLISYILGNRYYPIPYDMNKIGAYLGISIVFSAISFYGFRENYFVGIPLFLGFVYFVYHNEKQTIKGIMNKK; translated from the coding sequence TTGGGATTATATAAAAATCTATTCAAACAAACGGCTATTTATGGACTAGCGACGGTTTTGCCGCGAATGCTGAGTTTTCTGTTAGTCAGATTGTATACCGGTATTTTACCAACTGCAGAATACGGTGAAGTTTCGATTGTTTTGTCCTGGATGGTTTTCTTTAATGTGGTACTTTCGTACGGAATGGAGACGGCATTTTTTAGGTTTTACAGTGCCGAAGACGACAAGAAAAATGTAATAGCAACGTCTACGATTTCAATATTTTGGTCGTCCATAATTTTCTTATTTGCAGCCTTAATTTTTAGAAATACATTGGCAACTTTGGCCGAAGTAGATGTGCAGTACATCACGTACACCGTATGGATCCTGGTTTTAGATGCTTTGGTTTTAATCCCTTTTTCTAAGTTAAGAGCCAATCAGCGGCCTATGGTTTATGCGGCGATTAAAATAGGTAATGTTGTAATCAATCTGTTACTGAACATATTTTTCCTGATGTACCTTCCTAAACTGGCAGCATCAAACCCTAATTCTGTTTGGGATAATTTGTATGTCGAAAATTTTCAGATTGCTTATATTTTCATTGCAAATTTATTGGCGAGTTTAGCGACGTTCATCGTGCTTTCACCAAACTATCTTTCACTTGGACGAAAATTTGATCCGGTACTTTGGAAGAAAATGATGAGATATGGTTTGCCTATTTTAGTGGCAGGACTTGCTTTCGCAGTTAACGAACATTTTGATAAAATTTTGCTGGGATATCTGTTGCCGGAGAATCTTGCAAAATCTGAAGTTGGAGCGTATTCAGCCTGTTATAAATTAGGGTTGTTCATGGTTTTATTTGCAACGGCCTTCAGACTCGGGATTGAACCCTTCTTTTTCAGTCATGCGAAAAACGAAAATGCACCTCAGACCTATGCCGTAATTACAAAATACTTCGTGATTTTAGGATCATTGATTTTATTAGGTGTTATTGTATTTGCAGACGTTTTAAAATATTTATTGCTAGATAATAAATCGTATTGGGAGGCCATGAAAGTGGTGCCGTTAATCATTTTAGCAAACTTCTTTTTAGGGATTTACAACAACTTATCGGTTTGGTATAAACTAACAGACAAAACACAAATTGGAGCTTATATCTCGATTGTGGGAGCCATCGTGACTTTGATTTTAAACTATGTTTTAATTCCAAAGTACAGTTACTACGGTTCTGCAATTGCGACTATTTCAGCGTACGGAAGTATGATGCTGATTTCTTATATTTTAGGGAACAGATACTATCCCATCCCTTATGATATGAACAAAATTGGAGCTTATTTAGGAATTTCAATTGTATTTTCGGCTATCTCTTTTTACGGATTCAGAGAAAATTATTTTGTTGGAATCCCTTTGTTTTTGGGCTTTGTCTATTTTGTTTATCATAACGAAAAACAAACAATCAAAGGAATTATGAATAAAAAGTAA
- a CDS encoding sugar phosphate nucleotidyltransferase, protein MKIIVPMAGRGSRLRPHTLTVPKPLIPVAGKSIVHRLVEDIAKILKEPIEEVAFILGDPAFFGDDLVASLEELAGSLGAKASIYRQDLPLGTGHAIMCAKESLSGPAVIAYADTLIRADFELDPSADAVIWVKQVDQPEAFGVVKLNTNNEIIELVEKPKEFVSDLAVIGIYYFKEVGDLKKELQGVLDNNIQNGGEYQINDGIKAMMANGKVFKTGSVDEWMDCGNKDVTVETNSRMLGFLHNDGEHLVDYDVKLENSTIIPPCYIGENVVLKNTTVGPNVSIGKGCHVTDSTISNSLIQTYSQIKNAQLDNAMIGNHVVYDGKFSSVSIGDYSVLE, encoded by the coding sequence ATGAAGATAATCGTTCCAATGGCGGGTCGTGGATCAAGACTTAGACCACATACTTTAACAGTTCCAAAACCATTAATTCCGGTTGCAGGTAAATCGATCGTGCACCGATTGGTGGAAGACATTGCCAAAATATTAAAAGAACCTATTGAAGAGGTTGCTTTTATTTTAGGAGATCCTGCTTTTTTTGGTGATGATCTTGTAGCAAGTTTAGAAGAATTGGCAGGAAGTTTAGGAGCCAAAGCTTCCATCTACCGTCAGGATTTACCTTTAGGGACTGGACATGCGATTATGTGTGCCAAAGAATCTTTATCAGGTCCGGCAGTAATTGCTTATGCAGATACTTTGATCAGAGCCGATTTTGAATTAGATCCTTCTGCCGATGCTGTTATTTGGGTGAAACAAGTGGATCAGCCGGAAGCATTTGGTGTCGTAAAATTAAATACTAATAATGAAATTATAGAATTAGTAGAAAAACCAAAAGAATTTGTTAGTGACTTAGCAGTTATTGGAATCTATTATTTTAAAGAAGTAGGTGATTTGAAAAAGGAACTTCAGGGAGTTTTGGATAATAATATTCAAAATGGTGGAGAATATCAGATCAACGACGGAATTAAAGCCATGATGGCAAACGGTAAAGTGTTTAAAACCGGAAGTGTGGATGAATGGATGGATTGCGGAAATAAGGATGTTACCGTTGAAACAAATTCAAGAATGTTAGGGTTTTTACACAATGATGGGGAGCATTTAGTAGATTACGATGTGAAATTGGAAAACTCAACTATCATTCCACCGTGTTATATTGGCGAAAATGTAGTGTTGAAAAACACAACAGTTGGTCCAAATGTATCCATTGGTAAAGGTTGTCACGTTACAGACAGTACAATTAGCAACAGTTTAATACAAACTTATTCTCAAATAAAAAATGCACAGCTTGACAATGCAATGATTGGAAATCATGTGGTTTATGATGGTAAGTTTAGCAGTGTTAGCATCGGAGATTATTCAGTTTTAGAATAG